The Benincasa hispida cultivar B227 chromosome 9, ASM972705v1, whole genome shotgun sequence genome has a segment encoding these proteins:
- the LOC120085659 gene encoding serine/threonine-protein kinase BSK1-like has product MGCCQSSLLKLKKPSADVTGEDNNPQDPKIHHHQNGVDASPADECVPSFVEFTFADLKLATNNFCSDYIVSESSDKSPNVVYKGRLQKENNQCCVAVKKFTKAAWPNRKQFAEEASGVGKLRNKRLANLIGYCCEGDERLLVAEYMPNCTLAKHLFHWEKQTIEWAMRLRVALYIAEALEYCSQAERPLYHDLNADRVLFDENGDPRLSCFGLMKNSMDGKSYSTNLAYTPPEYLRDGTVIPESVIYSFGTILLDLLSGKHVPPNQALDMIGGKNITLLMDSHLEGKFSTEEATLVFELASQCLQYEPQDRPSIRELVAALVPLQNKSDIPSYEMMGIAKHEEIPLPPQEPLSAMGDACFRVDLTAIHQLLLVSHYKDDDGSCELSFQEWTQQIRDMLEARKRGDMAFRDKDFIGAIDGYTTFIDVGNILSPTVYARRSICYLLCEKPDAALRDAMQAQLVHPEWPIAFYLQAVALVKLGMHKDAADMLNEASTLEKKRHRGGRGY; this is encoded by the exons ATGGGCTGTTGCCAATCCTCGTTACTTAAACTGAAAAAACCTTCAGCCGATGTTACTGGGGAAGATAATAATCCTCAAGACCCGAAGATTCACCACCATCAGAATGGAGTAGATGCCTCGCCGGCGGATGAATGCGTGCCGTCGTTTGTGGAGTTTACCTTCGCTGACCTCAAGCTGGCGACTAACAACTTCTGCTCTGATTACATTGTATCGGAAAGTAGTGACAAATCTCCTAATGTCGTTTATAAAGGGCGTCTTCAGAAAGAGAACAATCAATGCTGTGTTGCGGTTAAAAAATTTACCAAAGCTGCGTGGCCGAATCGCAAACAGTTCGCT GAGGAAGCCTCTGGTGTGGGGAAATTGAGAAACAAAAGACTCGCTAATTTAATCGGCTACTGCTGCGAGGGCGATGAAAGGCTGCTTGTTGCGGAGTATATGCCTAATTGCACTCTTGCAAAGCATTTGTTCCACT GGGAGAAACAAACCATTGAGTGGGCAATGCGTTTAAGAGTTGCTCTATACATTGCTGAAGCATTAGAATATTGTAGTCAGGCAGAACGTCCATTATACCACGACTTGAATGCAGATAGGGTTCTATTTGACGAG AATGGTGATCCTCGGCTATCATGTTTTGGATTGATGAAAAACAGCATGGACGGGAAAAGTTACAGTACTAATTTGGCTTATACACCTCCAGAGTATTTAAGAGATG GAACTGTAATTCCTGAAAGCGTTATTTATAGCTTTGGGACAATCCTTTTAGACCTTCTTAGTGGAAAGCATGTCCCTCCAAATCAA GCACTTGATATGATAGGAGGTAAAAACATTACGCTGCTGATGGATTCACATTTAGAGGGGAAATTTTCAACTGAAGAGGCGACATTAGTATTTGAGCTCGCTTCACAGTGCTTGCAATATGAACCTCAGGATCGACCGAGTATTAGAGAACTTGTTGCAGCACTCGTCCCACTGCAAAATAAATCTGAT ATTCCATCATATGAAATGATGGGTATCGCAAAACATGAGGAAATACCGTTGCCGCCACAAGAACCTCTCTCTGCAATGGGGGATGCTTGTTTTCGAGTGGACCTTACAGCCATTCATCAGCTTTTGCTCGTTTCACACTATAAAGATGATGACGGATCCTGTGAA CTTTCCTTCCAAGAATGGACGCAACAGATTAGAGATATGTTGGAGGCCCGCAAGCGAGGCGACATGGCATTTCGAGATAAAGATTTTATAGGTGCAATTGATGGCTATACTACG TTCATTGATGTGGGCAATATACTTTCTCCAACAGTATATGCAAGAAGAAGTATTTGTTATCTGCTGTGTGAAAAACCCGATGCTGCACTTAGAGATGCTATGCAAGCACAATTGGTTCATCCTGAATGGCCCATTGCATTTTACTTGCAAGCTGTTGCCCTTGTTAAGCTTGGAATGCACAAGGATGCAGCTGATATGTTGAATGAGGCATCAACATTAGAGAAGAAAAGGCATAGAGGTGGCAGAGGGTATTAA